From Paenibacillus sp. PvR098:
CGTGAAGAACCTTTAGTTGAACCGCCAGGTTGGCGTCCGTAAAATAATCGACCTTCACTTCGCGGACATACGCTTTCTTCTCTTCATAATCCAACTTCTCTACTTGAAACTGAACGCCCTCATGAATATAGATCGCTTCTTCATGAATTAGCGTTGGAGCGCTGAAACGGTCAACTTCACCGAGTACACGCGCACCGTTGGTCATATCTATGATAATAAAGTTTTCCTGTGCGGCGGAGCGCAAGCTGATATCATGTGCCGGAAACGACTGCTCCATCCAATGCCAGCGGTTCTGCACCCGGTGTAATATGCGTTCCTCCGTCAAAAATTCCAAAATGTCCTTCAGTGATTCGTCCCCGAACTTCTCATTCTCTTCAAAAGGCAGCTCGTAAGCGGCGCACTTCACATGATCCACAAGAATAATGAGGTTATCCGGGCCGATCAACGCCCGTTCTGGCGGCCGCTCGATGAAATACTGCGGGTTCTGAATCATGTATTGATCCAACGGATTGCTGCTCGCTACCAGAAACGTGATCGAGCTTTCCTGTCTACGGCCTGCACGTCCCGACTGCTGCCATGTGCTGGCGATCGTGCCTGGATATCCATTTAGTACGCACGCCTGAAGCTGCCCGATGTCGATGCCGAGCTCAAGCGCGTTCGTGCTTACGACCCCGCGGATTTCGCCGTTACGTAAGCCCTTCTCAATCTCCCGCCGCAGCTTAGGTAAATAACCGCCGCGATATCCCCTTATCGATTTGGTTCCAAGCTCATGCGCGACAAGCTCATGTAAATAGGTAAGCAGTATCTCCACTCGCACACGGCTGCGCGCAAATACGATCGTCTGAATCCCCTGCTTCAACAGCAACCCGGCGAGCTTCCGCGTTTCCAGCACGCTGCTTTTGCGGATGCCGAGCTGCTGGTTGACGACGGGCGGGTTATAAAACACAAAGTGCTTTTCCCCCGTCGGAGCCCCGTTGTCATCCACCAGCGCCACCGGTTCGCCAATCAGCCGTTCGGCATGCTCCTTGGGATTATCGACTGTCGCGGATGCGCAGATAAACTGCGGACTGGAACCATAAAAGCGGCAAATCCGCTTCAGCCGCCGGATGACATTAGCAACATGGCTGCCGAATACGCCTCTGTAGGAATGAACTTCGTCGATCACGATAAATTTAATATTTTCAAACAGCTTCACCCATTTGGTATGGTGAGGAAGTATCGCAGAATGAAGCATATCCGGGTTCGTCACGACGATATGTCCGGCATTGCGTATCGCTTGACGCACGGTGGGCGGCGTATCCCCGTCGTACGTATGTGTCTTAATGTCCGCTCCCATGATATTCGCAAGCTCCTGCAGCTCGACGACCTGGTCTTGGGCCAGCGCTTTGGTCGGAAACAAATAGAGCGCCCGAGCGCTCTCGTCATTCAATATTTCCTGCAGTACAGGCAGGTTGTAACAAAGCGTCTTTCCTGATGCCGTAGGTGTCACTGTAACGACGTTCCGTCCGGCGCTTACCTCGCGAAAGGAATGTGCTTGGTGCGTGTATAGCCGCTTGATTCCTCTAGTCTCAAGCGCACTCTGAATAAGCGGATTCAGTCCGTCAGGAAAAGCCTCATACCACCCCTCACGAGGCGGAATCGTATGCCAGTAGGTCACTTGAGACATCAGCTCGGGCGTCGCTTTGACCAATTCTATTAATTCATTTATGGAAGTAACCTTTCCGGTTAATGGATTCATCTCTTCGGCTCCTTTTGACGGTAGCGTCACTCCTATTATATAGAATGCATGTTCGCATTTCAAATCCTTTTTTGCATATGATCCGCTAGAAGCTTGGCTTGGTATACACGGTGCTTTTTCTACGAGCGGTGTGATCATATGCTCACCCCCAATCGATCACGCTCGGATTGTTCGGCCCAGGAGAAAGCACATACATCGCCTTTTTTCCTCGGAGGGCCGTTGTCGGATCGCTTCCAGCTGATTCTCTCCTACCGCATAGCCCCCTCTTAGCCTTCTTCATTCCCTGGAAACATCCGTCCGATTTCCCGTATCATTTGTCCAAGTTCTTTATATACATAGAAAGGAGCAACAGTGGACATCAGCTTCGAATAATCACACAGAGAGCACTTTCGCGTACAGCTCCCCCAAAATATGAAGTATGCTCACCAACGTCTGGACCCTGTCAAACGAATATTCCCCATTATTTAGCGGGGAGCCGCGACCGCCGACAATCGCTGTTTCTTCAAGACGTTAACTTAATAGCCTTTTGCGGCAAGCATCATGGCGACGGATAACCGCCCGGAACAGCAGTATTACAACTATTATTTTCCAAAACCCTTTTATCCCTAATACGAGGTGACCATCATGAATTTGAAGCTCATACACGCTTATAAAGTATGCGTGAGGGTTATCAATGAACATTCCTCCAGCTATTACTGGACCTTCTCGTTTCTTCATGATAGAAAACGAAACGCCATATGGGCCGTTTATGCTTATTTCCGTAAGGTGGATGATAGCGTAGACGAAACAAGAGAGCACATCCTGCTCACGTTGCTTGCCAAAGCCAACACATGGCACAAGCGCAGAACGGCAGCCACTGGTAAAGGACATCTCACATGGTAAATTTGTGGCTTCGTCGCATTACGATTTTGTATGGCTTTTGGTTTATAGGCGGTTATATCCTCGTAACAGGGAATATTCTGCCCACGTGGCTCGAGTGGTCCAACAGCTTTTATCTCATTTTAGGCGGAGTCACCGCTTTGGTTTGGTATGTGAACCGATACGGAGGCCGTCAAGCACTCATCCTGTTCGTCGTTTGCGGCAGCATCTCTTATACGGCCGAATGGATTGGCGTTCATACCGGACGATGGTTCGGGGTCTATGATTATGGCCCCTCCTTCGCTCCTTTGGTGCTCGGCGTCCCGCTTGCCATTCCGTTTGTTTGGTGCATGCTGCTCGTCATTTCCAAGGCCTACGCTCCCATTCGAAACTCTCAAAGAGCCTGGCGTGGATTCCGCCTGTCCGAGAAGCTGTCGCTGGATCGATACAGGATCCAACGTGAGCGCAGACGCATCAGGCGGCATAGCTTCTGGCTTCCTGCCATCTGGGCAGCGACTATGATGACCGCCATCGATTTACTGCTGGATCCTGTGGCCGTTCAGAAACGTTATTTGACATGGAATACGGCCGAGAACGCGGCTTGGAACCCCTCCCCCTACAGCGTTCCGATAAGTAATTACATAAGCTGGTGGATTACTGCCTTACTCATAATTAATATCATAAATTATTTACATGATGAATATTTAGAAAAAGATTATGCCCCTCATAGCAGTCTCTCGTTCATACCGATGATACTCCTGCTGACATTAGAGTTTTTATTTCTTACATTGGCGATCAAAAGCGGACTGTGGTGGGCTGTGGCCGCTAATATCCTGACGCTTGCTGTTTTATTTCTATGGAAGCGCAAGGAGGAAGCCAGATGATATCCGCAGATTATGGCGGCAGCTTTGAAGCTCACTATTCCCTTTATAACCGGTACTATTTCAACAGATGGTCGTCTTTCGCTATAAATACGATGATTCTTCTGTCGCATACGAGCTCTCATAAGATAAATTGTCCTGCGTGTCGCGTTTTTTACTGCGGTATACTAACGCCGGATATTTGCATAAAAAATAGCCCCTGCAATCTTGCAATCAAGGGCTATTTTTTATCGGGTCCGGGATACGTTTATTTCTTAACCAAATTAGGCACAGCTTTATCATAATCCTCCATAGTAATTTCACCCATACATACTTGCCGAATCAATTCTTTCTCTTCCGGATTAAATTTCAAACCATCCAATTCCCAGGTCGATTCTATTTCCTGAAGATATTTTTCAAACTGTTCCCTTGTCATGTTCAGATCTCCTTCCGTTTGAAGGTATATAGTCTTCTCATACGGTTTCAAGGATGGTCGTTCTCTATTAAGAATACTATTATAATATAAGTATATTTTCTTATTTTTAAAAAGTATGTCGAAATATAGGAGAACATAAAAAATATACATACAATTTTATTTAATGATTCAATAAATTACCACTCAGTATTCCAAGGGCCATTATAAAACTAACCGTATCCGTTCTTCGTAAGACCCATTGTCCTGCGGGCGCCAACCTTTGGCAGCATGTCATGGTACGTATGGGATGTGTACTGGAATCCCTCATCGCTATGAACGATTAGTCCAGTCACGTCCCTTTGCTTAGTAAAGGCTTGTTCAAATGTCTTCAACACGAGTTCGTTATCGTTTCGCAAACTCATCTGTTAAGCAACGATCTCATTGTTGAACAAATCTTTAATCGGCGAGAGATAGAGTCATTTTCCCCCTACGATATTGGGTGACATCCGTGACCCATTTCTGGTTAGCTCTGCGGTACTGAATTCTTCGGTTCAGCAGGTTCTTCGCCACTCGTTCTCCGGTCGAAGAAGCGTAGTTGCAGCGGTGCTTCCGACGAATCCGGGATCGAATCTCTAAGATTTGCATAAGTCGGAGAACCTTCTTATGATTTATCCAAATGTCATCGTCTTGTAGCAGGCAGAGCTGAATTTGTCGATATCCATAGACTCCGTGATAACGCTCATACACCTGCTGAATGAGCGCTTTCGCGTCCTTATCCCGAACCCACATCTTTACGCTTTAGATAGGCGTAAAATCCGCTTCGGGAGACGTTAAAGAGTTTGAAGATGCTCGCTGATCCTTTGATAGGTCCATCCCTCCATTACATGCAGACGAATGGCCTCTTTCTTCAATTCTTTTGAGAAGAATCTAAACTTTTGTCCCTTAATTGCCATGAAAAATGCACCCCCTAGAAATTCATCGGATAAACCAGGGGTTCCAATGTCCATTCTAAGGGGTGCACTTCAGAGTTGCTTACTGTTAATTTGCTAACCCATGTTTTTACTTTTGCTCAGTATTAGTTAATTCTGCGACAAAACCGCTAAGCTTCGAGGTCAATGCATCAAGTTCTTCTATCATTGCATTAAACCCTTCGGCCTCGTCTGCTTGCGCTTGTACTGCTTTTGCAATTTCATTTAAACGCTGAGATATCCCATTGATACCATCGCTAATATTACTAAGAGAAGCTTCAATTTTAGATGTAGCTTCTTGAGAATTATTCGCTAACTTTCTGATCTCACCCGCAACTACAGAAAAGGTCCTTCCATGCTCCCCAGCTCTCGCTGCTTCAATAGCTGCATTAAGACCGAGTAAATTAGATTGTTGAGCAACCTCTGCAATAAAGTCTACTATTCCATCTATTTCTTTTGAATTGTTACTTACTGAATTGGAACTTTCAGTGATCTCAACTATAGTTGCAGATAACTCTTCTGTCTGAGCCGACAGCGATTGAGAACTTGCTTGAATGTTGTGACTGATTTTTTCTAACATATTAACCACGTTTAACATCTCAAATTCCTTATGAAGACTAATACCCATCGCCAAGATGCCTACTACTTCGTTATCCTCAAATATAGGAACTGCAATTGAACGGAATGGAGGTCCATATTCAGGTGGAGACACCATTGAAAAACGTTTTTTAGTCTTTCTAGCAGTTCCTAATGAATCATGCTCATAAAAAGGATCTCCAATCTTCACCCCAGCATCTAAAGTTGTTCCTGGGGTACAATAGAGGAACTTTTCTGTATCTGCTACTGCTACTATAATATCTTCCTCGGCTAGCAGCGCTGTTATAAAAGGAGCGACATCTAAGAGATTTTTTAATTTTTGTGATCTAACTTCTAGCTTTGACATATTATATTTCTCCTTATAAAACTATTATTTTGTTGTTAAAAAAGTAACCAAACCCCAATTCTTTTAAATCATACCTCTCGAAGGCATAATAAAATTAATACGTGAAAATCGTACCATGGTTTCGACAAAAAATGCATTTTTCATTTTGGGAATTAGAAAACATCCAATTTCATGTACCTTTTCATATAAACTTATCTCTCTAATATAAAAAGAGGACCTTATTTAAAGGTCCTCTTCCTGCATATCAAATTCCTGTATTTATTTCACTTATAACCATGTCCAGCGCTTGAATCTGTCCCTATATTGCCGGCTCATGTTTGCCAACACTATCAACTTCCATCTGTTCAGTAAGCGCATGCTTTCTCCAGATCAAACGTTAGATGTATTCCTCGCTTGTCCGCGGCGAAAAAGTCCCTGGTATCCATTTGATATGCGCTATACCAAAAGGAATGGACCGAGATCAAAGAACGCGTTGGAGAGAAGTGGATCGGCGGTAATCGAGAATTTCTCTTTCAAGGTTCATGTCGTTTCCTGCGCTTTCCCGGGAAAAGTTAGTGTACAGCTTAAAGCAAATCGGAGGAATCGTCGTAATCGTAAAAAATCCCATCCTGAGAAGCCGTCGATTGTAAAGGGGAAAATACCATGGCTGCTGCCGCATTCGTTTTGAGCTTGGCCAGCACTTCATGAAACGGATGTGCCTTCGTCTCCTCGCTCTGCGAACGAATCGCAATTTGCAGTGCCTGCTCGATCACAGCGATATCCTGACTTGTGAAATCCAAACGCAATCCCTCCCTCACATTTTTACTGCAACTATTCTAACCTAAACCCATGTTCTTCATACTAATGCAGAAGCCAACGCTTGGTCAAATTTCAGCAGAACGGCAATGTATCTTGAATCTCAAACACGCTATGGCCGGTTTCGATGCCGACAAAGCTCGTAGCGTACTTCGCATCCCCGAAAAGTATGGTCATTGCCGTCGGCTATCAAGGCGATAAAGAAAGCACTCCCGGAAAGCTCCGGGATCGTGAGAAGCCATCTGATCGCCGTCCACTGAGCCAAAGCGTTTTTGAGGGCGAAATGAGGCCATGAAGGGCCTTTTTTTTATTTCAACCACATATAAGCGGCTGAAGAGTGGTACAGGATAGGAGTACTCTAATACAAACTTTGTGCATGCATAAATTACGTCTGCGGGTGGGATCGTATTATTGGCGCACTTCTGCTGCGCATGACTCTAACCTAAACATAGGAGCTGATCCACCATGGCTAAGCCGGACAATCGTTCGGACAATGTAGAACATCTGCAAAACAATATTAATAACACCATTGAAAACATGGAAGAAGCTGAAGAGTATTTGACAGAGCACGCCGAAGAGATCAGCCCGGAAGAAAAGCAGCAAATCGAATCCAAAAACAATCGCCGCCGTGAAAGCTTAACTTCGTTTCGTTCTGAAATCAAGGACGAAGCGAGCTATCAAAACGAAACATAAAACCTCAAGAATACCTCCATCCCTTCGCTCGGAAGGGATGGAGGTTATTACTTTAAGCACTACCTCCGGTTTATCTTCCGGCTACCGGTATCTCAAAACGGAAATGATCGTGCGCCAAGTGCGTTTCCTCATGAAGAGAACGGGCTTCAGCCACTAATTGCTCGACAAGCTCTCCTTGATAACGAGAACTGATATGCGTCAAGATGAGAGCTTTCGCTCCAGCCTCCTTGGCTGTACGTGCAGCGTCGATCGCCGTAGAGTGATCATATCTTACAGCCATCTCTTTCCTTTGCTCTGCGAATGTAGCTTCATGCACGAGTACATCGGCATTCTCAGCAAGCTTCACCGCATGCTCACACGGCTGGGTATCCCCCAGAATCGTAACTGTACGGCCAGGGATAGACGGGCCAATAAACTCCTGTGCTTGAAGCTCCGTACCGTCCGGCAGCACAATATTTTCCCCGTTCTTGATTCTGCCGAACAGCGGTCCTGATGAAAGTCCGAGCTC
This genomic window contains:
- a CDS encoding DEAD/DEAH box helicase; the protein is MNPLTGKVTSINELIELVKATPELMSQVTYWHTIPPREGWYEAFPDGLNPLIQSALETRGIKRLYTHQAHSFREVSAGRNVVTVTPTASGKTLCYNLPVLQEILNDESARALYLFPTKALAQDQVVELQELANIMGADIKTHTYDGDTPPTVRQAIRNAGHIVVTNPDMLHSAILPHHTKWVKLFENIKFIVIDEVHSYRGVFGSHVANVIRRLKRICRFYGSSPQFICASATVDNPKEHAERLIGEPVALVDDNGAPTGEKHFVFYNPPVVNQQLGIRKSSVLETRKLAGLLLKQGIQTIVFARSRVRVEILLTYLHELVAHELGTKSIRGYRGGYLPKLRREIEKGLRNGEIRGVVSTNALELGIDIGQLQACVLNGYPGTIASTWQQSGRAGRRQESSITFLVASSNPLDQYMIQNPQYFIERPPERALIGPDNLIILVDHVKCAAYELPFEENEKFGDESLKDILEFLTEERILHRVQNRWHWMEQSFPAHDISLRSAAQENFIIIDMTNGARVLGEVDRFSAPTLIHEEAIYIHEGVQFQVEKLDYEEKKAYVREVKVDYFTDANLAVQLKVLHVHREATERGLLRQYGEVTVNAKATIFKKIKLRSHENIGSGPIHLPEEELHTSSYWFTFDDEVAAGMTVNDMQFALLGLSNVLVHIAPLYLMCDPHDIRVVPQVKAVHNKQPTIFFYDRYPGGVGLSERLYEVHGKLLIEAQRLIKSCGCLSGCPACVGPIEEVGMTGKQLSLSLLRRLEGIG
- a CDS encoding squalene/phytoene synthase family protein, with the translated sequence MNLKLIHAYKVCVRVINEHSSSYYWTFSFLHDRKRNAIWAVYAYFRKVDDSVDETREHILLTLLAKANTWHKRRTAATGKGHLTW
- a CDS encoding carotenoid biosynthesis protein; the protein is MVNLWLRRITILYGFWFIGGYILVTGNILPTWLEWSNSFYLILGGVTALVWYVNRYGGRQALILFVVCGSISYTAEWIGVHTGRWFGVYDYGPSFAPLVLGVPLAIPFVWCMLLVISKAYAPIRNSQRAWRGFRLSEKLSLDRYRIQRERRRIRRHSFWLPAIWAATMMTAIDLLLDPVAVQKRYLTWNTAENAAWNPSPYSVPISNYISWWITALLIINIINYLHDEYLEKDYAPHSSLSFIPMILLLTLEFLFLTLAIKSGLWWAVAANILTLAVLFLWKRKEEAR
- a CDS encoding methyl-accepting chemotaxis protein, with amino-acid sequence MSKLEVRSQKLKNLLDVAPFITALLAEEDIIVAVADTEKFLYCTPGTTLDAGVKIGDPFYEHDSLGTARKTKKRFSMVSPPEYGPPFRSIAVPIFEDNEVVGILAMGISLHKEFEMLNVVNMLEKISHNIQASSQSLSAQTEELSATIVEITESSNSVSNNSKEIDGIVDFIAEVAQQSNLLGLNAAIEAARAGEHGRTFSVVAGEIRKLANNSQEATSKIEASLSNISDGINGISQRLNEIAKAVQAQADEAEGFNAMIEELDALTSKLSGFVAELTNTEQK
- the tlp gene encoding small acid-soluble spore protein Tlp, giving the protein MAKPDNRSDNVEHLQNNINNTIENMEEAEEYLTEHAEEISPEEKQQIESKNNRRRESLTSFRSEIKDEASYQNET